In Trichocoleus desertorum ATA4-8-CV12, a single window of DNA contains:
- a CDS encoding sugar nucleotide-binding protein produces the protein MKLELWAGIECTVNRIGDQYFDQLERNGHVDRIEDLDLFDSLGITAIRYPALWERIAPNGLAQADWSWLDQRLERLDDLGIRPILGLVHHGSGPRNTNLLDPAFPEKLAEFAQAVATRYPWISHYTPVNEPLTTARFSGLYGHWYPHQQSGLAFIQALLNQCRAVALSMQAIRQVNPQAQLVQTEDLGKIFSTPLLAYQAEFENHRRWLSLDLLCGRVDHNHPLWEYLREIVGIAEAELTWFLDHPCPPNIMGINRYLTSDRFLDERLERYPAHTHGGNGKHQYADVEAVRVCVEGICDPHTLLKEVWERYYLPIAVTEVHLGCTREEQLRWLQEIWNAAQQLRTDGADIRAITAWSLLGAYDWNSLLTRSDGFYEPGVFDLRSPQPRPTALAQMLRQLATGTQYHHPLLAVPGWWQRPERLLYPPVSYTGEPGDQQLEVGSQEPGTRSQESGVRSQESEVRSQKLRGAQTAASPTLPLLITGATGTLGRAFARLCEVRGIPYRLLSRQDMDITNPDSVDRVIAELKPWAVVNTAGYVRVDDAEREPELCRFINTDGAAIVAETCANHEAAFVTFSSDLVFDGNRAEPYVESCEVAPLNVYGHSKAIAEQRVLASHPCSLVIRTSAFFGPWDEYNFLAIALRTLASGQPFIAAEDAVVSPTYVPDLVNGTLDLLIDGECGIWHLANSGAIGWAELAQTVANLAGLDTAGIEARPTKDLGWAAPRPVYSALSSERGILLPSLDDAIDRYLCQRA, from the coding sequence ATGAAACTGGAACTGTGGGCTGGGATCGAATGTACTGTGAATCGCATTGGCGATCAATATTTTGACCAATTAGAGCGCAACGGTCACGTCGATCGGATTGAAGATTTAGACTTATTTGATTCCTTGGGAATTACAGCCATCCGCTATCCTGCCCTCTGGGAAAGGATTGCCCCCAATGGACTAGCACAAGCAGATTGGTCCTGGCTGGATCAGCGACTAGAACGCTTGGATGATTTGGGCATTCGGCCTATTCTGGGGTTGGTGCATCATGGTAGTGGTCCTAGGAATACCAATTTGCTTGATCCCGCTTTCCCGGAAAAGTTAGCGGAATTTGCCCAGGCGGTGGCAACTCGTTATCCCTGGATTAGTCATTACACCCCAGTTAACGAACCACTGACCACTGCTCGCTTTAGCGGACTTTATGGTCACTGGTATCCTCACCAACAAAGTGGACTGGCTTTTATCCAGGCATTGCTAAACCAATGCCGTGCCGTGGCGCTCTCGATGCAAGCAATTCGGCAAGTGAATCCCCAGGCTCAACTGGTACAGACAGAAGACTTAGGGAAGATCTTCAGCACTCCCTTACTGGCTTATCAGGCAGAGTTCGAGAACCATCGGCGCTGGCTCAGCCTTGATTTGCTCTGTGGTCGCGTCGATCACAATCATCCCCTTTGGGAGTATCTCCGGGAGATTGTGGGGATTGCTGAAGCAGAACTCACCTGGTTTCTCGATCATCCTTGCCCACCCAATATCATGGGCATTAACCGCTACCTCACCAGCGATCGCTTTTTGGATGAGCGGCTAGAACGCTATCCTGCCCATACTCATGGTGGCAACGGTAAGCATCAATATGCCGATGTAGAAGCTGTCCGGGTTTGTGTAGAAGGGATTTGCGATCCTCATACCTTGCTTAAGGAGGTTTGGGAACGCTACTACTTACCGATCGCAGTGACAGAGGTACATTTAGGCTGCACCAGAGAAGAACAATTGCGCTGGCTCCAGGAGATCTGGAATGCTGCCCAGCAACTACGAACAGATGGTGCCGATATTCGAGCCATTACTGCTTGGTCGCTGCTAGGCGCTTACGACTGGAACAGCTTGCTGACGCGATCGGACGGCTTCTATGAGCCAGGAGTGTTCGATCTCAGATCACCTCAGCCTCGTCCTACTGCTTTGGCTCAGATGTTACGCCAGCTAGCTACAGGCACTCAATACCATCATCCCTTACTAGCAGTTCCGGGTTGGTGGCAACGACCAGAACGGTTGCTTTATCCACCTGTCAGTTATACCGGAGAGCCAGGAGATCAGCAGCTAGAGGTGGGGAGTCAGGAACCAGGAACCAGAAGTCAGGAGTCAGGAGTCAGGAGTCAGGAGTCAGAAGTCAGGAGTCAGAAGTTAAGAGGGGCGCAAACTGCGGCTAGCCCGACTCTACCACTTTTGATCACGGGGGCGACTGGGACGCTAGGACGTGCCTTTGCCCGTCTCTGTGAAGTACGCGGGATTCCTTACCGCTTGCTATCTCGTCAGGATATGGACATTACCAATCCAGATTCTGTCGATCGCGTCATTGCAGAGCTAAAACCTTGGGCGGTGGTCAATACGGCAGGCTATGTCCGAGTGGATGACGCTGAGCGAGAACCAGAGCTATGTCGGTTCATCAATACAGATGGCGCGGCAATCGTAGCGGAGACTTGTGCAAATCATGAGGCCGCCTTTGTCACCTTTTCTTCGGATTTAGTGTTCGACGGTAATCGGGCCGAACCCTATGTCGAAAGCTGTGAAGTGGCACCCCTGAATGTGTATGGCCACAGTAAAGCGATCGCCGAGCAGCGGGTACTTGCCAGCCATCCTTGCTCCTTAGTCATTCGCACCAGTGCCTTTTTTGGGCCTTGGGATGAATACAACTTCCTAGCGATCGCCCTCCGCACTCTAGCTTCTGGTCAACCCTTTATTGCGGCAGAAGATGCAGTGGTATCTCCCACCTATGTTCCAGATCTGGTGAATGGCACCTTAGATCTACTGATTGATGGGGAATGCGGCATCTGGCACCTTGCCAATTCCGGCGCGATCGGTTGGGCTGAACTAGCGCAGACAGTGGCAAATTTGGCTGGCCTAGATACAGCAGGAATCGAAGCTCGTCCAACTAAGGATTTGGGCTGGGCCGCTCCCCGTCCTGTTTACAGCGCCCTTAGTAGTGAACGGGGTATCTTGTTGCCATCTTTAGATGACGCGATCGATCGGTATCTTTGCCAGAGAGCGTAG
- the glf gene encoding UDP-galactopyranose mutase, with protein MFDYLIVGAGFSGSVLAERLASQLGKKVLVCDRRNHIGGNAYDHYNDAGILVHKYGPHIFHTNSRDVFEYLSNFTEWRRYEHRVLASVDGQLVPMPINLDTINKLYGLNLTSFELNDFFASVAEPKEYIRTSEDVVVSKVGRELYEKFFRNYTLKQWGIDPSELDKSVTARVPTRTNRDDRYFTDTYQAMPLHGFTRMFENMLSHPNIKVMLNVDYREIQKMIPYKEMIYSGPVDEFFDYRYGKLPYRSLDFKHETLNESVHQPAAVVNYPNEHLYTRVTEFKYLTGQEHTKTSLVYEYPKAEGDPYYPVPRPENAELYKQYKALADSTPGVHFVGRLATYKYYNMDQVVAQALSVYAKITERPSWHPEEESVAARVSAKTPSSDRRSEVNLDQTSLTHAAANSSPAKSVEKNGSSKSLSTKVD; from the coding sequence ATGTTCGACTACCTAATTGTGGGTGCAGGATTTTCAGGTAGCGTTCTGGCGGAGCGCTTAGCGAGTCAACTAGGCAAAAAGGTATTAGTTTGCGATCGCCGCAATCATATTGGCGGCAATGCTTACGACCATTACAACGACGCGGGCATTCTAGTACACAAGTATGGCCCTCATATCTTTCACACCAACTCTCGTGATGTCTTTGAATATTTATCCAATTTCACGGAGTGGCGGCGTTATGAACACCGGGTACTAGCCAGTGTCGATGGTCAATTGGTGCCCATGCCCATCAACTTAGACACTATCAACAAGCTGTATGGCTTAAATCTCACTTCTTTTGAACTAAATGATTTCTTTGCCTCGGTAGCAGAGCCTAAAGAATATATCCGCACTTCCGAAGATGTGGTGGTTAGCAAAGTTGGACGTGAGCTATACGAAAAGTTCTTCCGGAACTATACTCTCAAGCAGTGGGGCATCGATCCTTCGGAACTCGACAAGTCGGTCACAGCTCGCGTTCCGACTCGCACTAACAGAGACGATCGCTACTTTACCGATACCTATCAAGCGATGCCTTTGCACGGCTTCACTCGCATGTTTGAAAACATGTTGTCCCACCCCAATATCAAAGTGATGTTGAATGTGGACTACCGAGAAATTCAAAAGATGATTCCTTACAAGGAAATGATCTACTCTGGCCCCGTAGATGAGTTCTTCGATTATCGCTATGGTAAGCTACCTTACCGATCGCTCGACTTCAAGCATGAAACGCTGAATGAATCTGTGCATCAGCCCGCAGCGGTGGTCAATTATCCTAACGAACATCTCTACACTCGTGTCACCGAGTTTAAATATCTCACGGGTCAAGAGCATACCAAGACCAGCCTAGTCTACGAGTATCCCAAGGCCGAGGGAGATCCTTACTATCCAGTGCCTCGCCCGGAAAATGCAGAACTCTACAAGCAATACAAAGCGCTAGCCGATTCTACGCCTGGAGTACATTTTGTCGGGCGCTTGGCTACCTACAAGTACTACAACATGGATCAAGTGGTCGCTCAAGCTCTATCTGTCTATGCCAAAATAACAGAGCGACCCAGTTGGCACCCCGAAGAGGAAAGCGTTGCCGCTCGTGTATCGGCTAAAACGCCTAGCAGCGATCGCCGCTCTGAAGTCAACTTAGACCAAACCTCCCTCACCCATGCTGCTGCCAATTCATCTCCTGCTAAAAGCGTCGAGAAAAATGGCTCCAGCAAATCCTTATCTACTAAAGTAGACTAG
- a CDS encoding SDR family oxidoreductase: MQLKPIDQQVVVIVGASSGIGRETALKFAKRGAKLIIAARSEEGLGTLIQEIAYLGGTASHVTADVTVFEQVQAIADKAIQLYGRLDTWVHVAAVNLYATFEQTTPEEFKRVVDVNLMGQVHGAMVALPHLRHEGRGALIHVSSVEAKRAFPYHSAYAAGKHGIDGFLEAMRVELMHEKVPISVTNLMPASINTPLFNKARTKIGVKPQGLPPFYEPEIAADAILYAAEHPTRDLVVGGAGRAMLLLQSLSPGLMDALVSQVGFQLQQTKEPKSEDAPDNLFEPISGYDTVKGDFTKQARTSYSTWLATHPAAKWGAIAAVGVAALALLTAPSLRNNSLF, translated from the coding sequence ATGCAACTGAAACCAATTGACCAACAAGTGGTTGTCATTGTTGGTGCATCAAGTGGCATTGGTCGAGAAACCGCCCTCAAGTTTGCCAAACGCGGAGCAAAGCTGATCATTGCAGCTCGAAGTGAAGAGGGATTGGGAACGCTGATCCAAGAAATTGCTTATCTGGGTGGCACCGCTAGCCACGTGACAGCAGATGTCACTGTGTTTGAGCAGGTACAGGCGATCGCGGACAAAGCGATTCAACTATATGGGCGACTGGACACTTGGGTGCATGTGGCGGCTGTCAACCTCTACGCTACCTTTGAGCAGACCACACCCGAAGAGTTTAAGCGTGTCGTAGATGTGAATTTGATGGGACAGGTACATGGAGCAATGGTTGCTTTACCTCACCTCAGACACGAAGGCCGAGGTGCGCTAATTCACGTCTCTTCCGTAGAAGCCAAGCGTGCTTTCCCTTACCACAGCGCTTATGCTGCTGGTAAGCATGGAATTGATGGCTTTCTAGAGGCAATGCGGGTGGAACTGATGCACGAAAAAGTGCCCATTAGCGTCACCAACCTTATGCCTGCCTCGATCAATACGCCTTTGTTCAACAAAGCTCGAACCAAGATTGGGGTTAAACCTCAGGGTCTACCACCGTTCTATGAGCCAGAGATCGCAGCAGATGCCATCCTGTATGCGGCAGAGCATCCCACCCGTGATTTGGTTGTTGGGGGTGCGGGTCGAGCCATGTTGCTCTTACAAAGCCTATCACCCGGACTGATGGATGCTTTGGTTAGCCAAGTTGGCTTTCAGTTGCAGCAAACTAAAGAACCTAAATCTGAAGATGCACCTGACAACTTGTTTGAGCCGATCTCTGGTTATGACACCGTTAAGGGAGACTTCACGAAGCAAGCCCGTACTAGCTACTCTACCTGGCTGGCAACTCACCCCGCCGCCAAATGGGGCGCGATCGCAGCGGTAGGAGTGGCAGCATTGGCTCTATTAACTGCCCCTAGCCTCAGAAATAACAGTCTTTTCTAG